The following nucleotide sequence is from Erythrobacter aurantius.
GGGGACAATGCCCTTTTCCGCCAGCAATTCGCCCATGCGTTCGCCGTCATAGACGTTCATCTGGCAGCCGAAGCTTTTGACCCTGTAGGTGCGCGGGGTCTTTGGGGAAGTGGTGTGCGGTTTCATGATTGCCGCGCGCCTTAGCGCCCTTGGCGCGCAGGTTCAATCGGCGAGCACTTGCTTGTTCCGGCAGTCATGGCATCAAGGCGGCATGATCAAGCCCGCGCTTTCCGCCCTCGCCCTTCTCGCCGCCGCATCGCCGGTGCTGGCCCATGACGATGCACCGCCATCCGCCGAACAGCAGTTTGCCGAGATCGCGTCATGGGAAGGTCGCTGGAAAGTCGCCGAAACGGATGCGCTGCAAATCGTGTTCGAAATCACCGCGCGCGGCAAGACGGTGGTCGAACGCTGGGAAACCGCGAGCGGGCTGCATTCGATGACGGTCTATCATCTTGATGGCGGCCACGTGATCGCCACCCACTATTGCCCGCAAGGCAACCAACCGAGGCTGGAATCCACGCCGGGTGAGGATGGCCAGATCGCCTTTGCCTTTCGCGACATCACCGGGCTGGACGACGGTGAAAGCCATGCGTTCACGCTCGACTGGGCCATGCGCGGCGATGGCACTCTTGTGCGGACCGAAGTGTATCGCAGTGCCGAGGGGCCGGGCGAACCGGGCCGTTACACCCTTTCGAAAGCTGAGGACGAATAGTCAGCCGTCGCTGCGCGGGTTCAATCGCGCCGCTGTTCTTCCTCGCGCCGCGCCTGATGCACGCAAGGCTCAAGCTGGCGGATGCTCCGGCCCGGATGCACCCTGTCCGCGGGGCCGCACTCCACCATCGGCTTGGGAACGGAATTGGCCTGCACCACGCTTAACGCATCGTCGCTGCCATAGGCCGCAATCCAGGTGACGCAATCGGCCAGCGGGCGCACCTTGTGCTTGGTGAAGGAACTGTTCTGCGGCCCGCAATTCACCGTGAACACCTCCGCCGCCGGATCGACATCGAAACGGGCAAAGCGGCGCAGCACTTCGCCCCTTTCGTTGAAGACGGTGCGCTGCACGTCATTGGTCATCGCATCACCGGCATAGAATGGCGATGTGTTGAACATGTAGGCGCGCACTTCGGGGTATTTGATCGAAACCTCCGTCGCCAGCGCCCCGCCCAGCGAATGGCCGGTGACGACCCATTGCGGATCACTGCCCCAGCGCTCGCGCTCGGCCTCGAAATATCGCAGCGCGATCTCGATCTGGTCGCTGCGCAGCGTGCCGTAGAAAATGTCGGTGAAGCCGTCGAAATCGGTGCCACGAAACGCCATGATCCGCGCCACCGGCTTGCGCCCCGGATCGCCATCGCTGCCGGGCGCGTATTGGGCGAAGATTTCGTAGCCAAACCCCTTGTCCGCGTCCTCCTCGGCAATCGGCAGGCGCTCAAGCTGTTCAAGCAGCGGCCCGTCATCGGTGAACAGGTCA
It contains:
- a CDS encoding alpha/beta hydrolase family protein yields the protein MPRRVALALCLLLLGGCVTYPDISQSRSPCRNEPGGWCAFVRDAAVEAWPYAVAATNAYTGDDDLFTDDGPLLEQLERLPIAEEDADKGFGYEIFAQYAPGSDGDPGRKPVARIMAFRGTDFDGFTDIFYGTLRSDQIEIALRYFEAERERWGSDPQWVVTGHSLGGALATEVSIKYPEVRAYMFNTSPFYAGDAMTNDVQRTVFNERGEVLRRFARFDVDPAAEVFTVNCGPQNSSFTKHKVRPLADCVTWIAAYGSDDALSVVQANSVPKPMVECGPADRVHPGRSIRQLEPCVHQARREEEQRRD